From Marinoscillum sp. 108, a single genomic window includes:
- a CDS encoding DUF3298 and DUF4163 domain-containing protein has translation MKIYFLPEFYSSILPKTRSISLFALLLGSIVACDTTKKQTETPAEVTEYKPVSYDFEIQTVQKKSANCAPEACSEVSISYPVFAAGHDTHASINSLLTEEINRTLSDYIMEAEGTEDTDELCKMFIASYQDFKENFPESITPWYIRLEVAVGKTDRNFISLVINHASYTGGVHPNSSVSYLNIAADGEKIEELRYFVNSTSKLQDLAEKEFRKQYNIAPEEQLSDKGFLFDNDQFSLSEDFGVSKSGIVFYYNADEISSNAQSPIILTIPFKDLTGLYKHKMP, from the coding sequence ATTTGCACTTTTACTGGGGAGTATCGTTGCTTGTGATACCACCAAAAAACAAACCGAAACCCCTGCTGAAGTGACGGAATATAAGCCAGTCAGCTACGACTTTGAAATACAGACTGTGCAGAAGAAAAGTGCAAACTGTGCGCCTGAAGCTTGTTCTGAGGTGAGCATCAGTTACCCGGTGTTTGCAGCCGGGCATGACACGCATGCCTCTATCAACTCGCTGCTGACTGAGGAAATCAACCGCACACTGAGTGACTACATCATGGAAGCAGAGGGTACAGAAGACACCGACGAGTTGTGCAAAATGTTCATCGCCAGCTATCAGGACTTCAAGGAGAATTTCCCGGAGAGCATCACGCCCTGGTACATCCGTCTGGAAGTGGCCGTGGGTAAAACAGATCGCAATTTCATTTCGCTGGTGATCAATCATGCCAGCTACACTGGTGGTGTTCACCCCAATTCGTCCGTTTCCTATCTGAATATTGCCGCCGACGGGGAAAAAATAGAAGAGCTTCGCTACTTTGTCAACAGTACCTCCAAGCTGCAGGATCTGGCCGAAAAGGAATTCAGAAAACAATACAACATAGCCCCCGAAGAGCAATTATCTGACAAGGGCTTCCTGTTCGACAATGATCAGTTCAGCCTCAGCGAAGATTTTGGGGTGAGCAAATCGGGGATCGTGTTTTATTACAATGCGGACGAAATCTCCTCCAATGCGCAAAGTCCCATCATCCTCACCATTCCGTTCAAAGACCTGACCGGGCTGTACAAACACAAAATGCCTTAA
- a CDS encoding AMP-binding protein has product MSDKPWLSSYPKGVPQTIDADKYSSLPELFVESRSKYGSKPAYENMGKQITFEELGVLSDQFASYLQNVLKLQPGDKIAIQLPNVLQNPIAMYGALKAGLTVVNTNPLYTASEMKHQFVDSGAKAIVILANFAYNLEAILKDTQIEHVIVTQLGDLLGGLKGALINFVVKRIKKMVPAYQLPTAVTFNEALKQGSAHSFVAPKINPEDLAFLQYTGGTTGVSKGAMLTHRNLIANLQQIEAWLAETNLVEGEEIFIAALPLYHIFALNAHALLPAKLGAKNILITNPRDMKGFVKELKKHPFSLITGVNTLFNGLLNTPGFSELDHSTIKVALAGGMALQRAVFDKWEQTTGKKIAEAYGLTETSPGLCINPMGEGNRVGTIGLPLPETDVLLLDEEGKEVGPGEKGELCTKGPQVFLGYWNKPEETEKCFINGYFKTGDIATMDPDGYFRIVDRKKEMILVSGFNVFPNEVEDAIASHPKVLEVGVIGVPDAKSTEAVKAVIVKKDGSLTEEEIKAFCKENLTGYKCPKHVSFTSELPKSNVGKILRRVIKEEDAKVNTYD; this is encoded by the coding sequence ATGAGCGACAAACCCTGGTTATCTAGTTACCCCAAAGGAGTTCCCCAAACCATAGATGCGGATAAATACAGCTCTCTACCGGAGCTTTTTGTCGAATCGAGAAGTAAGTACGGAAGCAAGCCTGCCTATGAGAATATGGGTAAACAGATCACTTTTGAGGAGCTGGGTGTGCTCAGTGACCAGTTTGCCTCCTACCTTCAGAATGTACTGAAACTACAGCCTGGGGACAAGATCGCCATTCAGTTGCCCAATGTGCTGCAAAACCCCATAGCCATGTATGGAGCCCTGAAGGCGGGGCTTACCGTGGTGAATACCAATCCGCTTTATACCGCTTCAGAGATGAAGCATCAGTTTGTAGACTCGGGAGCCAAGGCCATTGTGATCCTGGCCAATTTTGCCTACAACCTGGAAGCTATTTTGAAGGACACCCAAATAGAACATGTCATTGTCACGCAGCTCGGCGATTTGTTGGGTGGTCTGAAAGGTGCACTGATCAACTTTGTGGTAAAGCGCATCAAAAAGATGGTGCCTGCCTACCAGCTACCCACTGCAGTCACTTTCAATGAGGCCCTCAAACAAGGGAGTGCTCATTCGTTTGTGGCTCCAAAAATCAACCCTGAAGACCTTGCGTTTCTGCAGTATACTGGTGGTACCACCGGAGTATCCAAAGGTGCCATGCTCACTCATAGAAACCTGATTGCCAACCTGCAACAGATCGAGGCGTGGCTGGCCGAAACCAACCTGGTGGAAGGTGAAGAAATTTTCATAGCGGCACTTCCGCTTTACCATATTTTCGCGCTCAATGCCCACGCACTGCTGCCGGCAAAGCTGGGGGCTAAGAACATCCTGATCACGAATCCACGGGATATGAAGGGATTTGTGAAGGAGCTGAAAAAGCACCCGTTTAGCCTCATCACAGGCGTGAATACCCTTTTCAACGGACTTCTGAATACTCCGGGATTCAGCGAGCTGGACCACAGCACCATCAAAGTAGCCCTGGCCGGAGGCATGGCTCTGCAGCGAGCGGTTTTTGACAAGTGGGAGCAAACCACCGGCAAGAAAATAGCCGAGGCGTATGGACTCACCGAGACATCACCGGGACTGTGTATCAACCCAATGGGAGAGGGCAACCGGGTAGGCACCATCGGACTGCCGCTGCCAGAAACGGACGTGCTGCTGCTGGACGAAGAAGGTAAAGAGGTAGGACCGGGAGAAAAGGGCGAACTGTGTACCAAAGGCCCACAGGTGTTTTTGGGGTATTGGAACAAACCTGAGGAAACCGAGAAGTGCTTCATCAACGGCTATTTCAAGACCGGCGATATTGCCACCATGGACCCTGATGGTTATTTCCGGATCGTAGACAGAAAGAAGGAAATGATCCTGGTATCAGGATTCAATGTATTCCCCAACGAGGTAGAGGACGCCATCGCTTCACATCCGAAGGTGCTGGAAGTAGGGGTGATCGGCGTGCCGGATGCCAAATCTACGGAGGCTGTAAAGGCCGTGATCGTAAAGAAAGATGGCAGTCTTACCGAAGAAGAAATCAAAGCGTTTTGTAAGGAAAACCTCACGGGCTATAAGTGTCCCAAGCATGTGTCTTTCACCTCAGAGCTTCCAAAATCCAACGTTGGTAAGATTTTGCGCCGGGTCATCAAAGAGGAAGATGCCAAGGTAAATACCTACGATTAA
- a CDS encoding bifunctional 2-polyprenyl-6-hydroxyphenol methylase/3-demethylubiquinol 3-O-methyltransferase UbiG, whose translation MAEFWEESFKDKREMWGLEPAKSSILTNDLFVEQGVKSVLIPGIGYGRNAKIFMQNGMSVTGIEISQTAIDMAKSHFGNDLIIFHGSVTDMPFDDHLYDGIFCYALIHLLDQHERLKLIRDCYDQLSDHGVMVFTVITREAQTYGQGTRIGKDRFEMFGGVKMFFYNEETVEEEFGASGLFEISEVNENYPFYMIKCRKS comes from the coding sequence ATGGCTGAGTTTTGGGAAGAGTCCTTTAAAGACAAGCGCGAGATGTGGGGTTTGGAGCCAGCTAAATCCAGCATTTTGACCAATGATCTCTTTGTGGAACAGGGTGTGAAAAGTGTACTCATTCCAGGGATTGGATACGGAAGAAATGCCAAAATTTTCATGCAGAATGGCATGTCTGTGACAGGGATTGAAATTTCCCAAACCGCGATTGATATGGCTAAAAGCCACTTCGGGAATGACCTGATAATCTTTCATGGTTCGGTCACAGATATGCCTTTCGATGACCACTTGTATGATGGAATTTTTTGTTACGCATTAATTCACCTATTGGATCAGCATGAAAGGCTCAAACTAATCCGGGATTGCTATGACCAACTCTCAGACCATGGTGTGATGGTGTTTACGGTCATCACGCGAGAAGCACAGACCTATGGCCAAGGGACCCGCATAGGCAAGGACCGGTTTGAAATGTTCGGAGGAGTGAAAATGTTCTTCTACAATGAAGAGACTGTAGAGGAGGAATTTGGTGCATCGGGATTGTTTGAGATTTCTGAGGTGAATGAAAATTATCCGTTTTATATGATCAAATGCCGGAAAAGCTAA
- a CDS encoding sugar phosphate isomerase/epimerase — MMNRRDFIEKTALLGSAAFLPISAFSSHKGPQYKMGLQLYTVHKDMTSDTIGTLKAAKAMGYEDFETFGFDSEKGTFYGYQSSEFKKILDDLEITASSGHYGFSAYLHQPEDDLKRFVDQCLEGARALDMKYITWPWIAPEQRTMDNYKLMSEKLNVIGEQVTSGGLGFAYHNHGFEFIDHNGENGFDVILKETDPSLVKLQMDMYWVMHSSPYTPKELVSQQPGRYVMWHIKDMDKVTRDYTELGNGAIDYVEILPDPVESGLEFYFLEQGGNYAHSPMKSVADSADYFKEHLQQYL; from the coding sequence ATGATGAATAGAAGAGATTTTATAGAGAAAACAGCCCTCCTTGGATCGGCAGCATTTTTACCCATCTCGGCTTTTTCCAGCCATAAGGGCCCTCAATACAAGATGGGACTCCAGCTCTACACCGTCCACAAAGACATGACCAGCGATACCATTGGCACTTTGAAAGCGGCAAAGGCCATGGGTTATGAGGATTTTGAGACGTTTGGGTTTGATAGTGAAAAAGGCACTTTTTATGGATACCAATCCTCTGAGTTCAAAAAAATACTGGATGACCTGGAGATCACAGCCTCCAGTGGGCATTATGGGTTTTCTGCCTACCTTCATCAGCCCGAAGATGACTTAAAGCGATTTGTTGATCAGTGTTTAGAAGGCGCTCGTGCTCTGGATATGAAATACATCACCTGGCCCTGGATAGCACCAGAGCAGCGGACCATGGATAATTATAAGCTGATGTCTGAAAAGCTCAATGTGATAGGGGAGCAGGTAACCAGCGGAGGCCTTGGCTTTGCCTATCACAATCATGGTTTTGAATTCATCGACCACAATGGCGAAAATGGCTTTGATGTCATTTTGAAGGAAACGGATCCTTCACTGGTGAAACTGCAGATGGATATGTATTGGGTCATGCACTCTTCGCCTTACACGCCCAAGGAGTTAGTGAGTCAGCAGCCGGGGCGGTATGTCATGTGGCACATCAAGGACATGGATAAAGTGACCAGGGATTACACTGAGCTCGGCAATGGTGCCATCGACTATGTGGAGATCCTCCCGGACCCTGTCGAATCCGGACTGGAGTTCTACTTCCTGGAGCAGGGCGGAAACTACGCGCACAGCCCCATGAAAAGTGTAGCTGACAGTGCTGATTACTTTAAAGAGCATTTGCAACAATACCTCTGA
- a CDS encoding nucleotidyltransferase domain-containing protein, with protein MSASITTYLKDLSYSYYLKKSSDEIAKINTSKTNLLNNLNSALGYRIKRSFVFGSYDRDTILPRSVDSNSDIDVMVIFNHTEYERTPETYRNWLKTFADNNYKSRYGSDVVKSFPTVTIRLGNIHFDLVPAKEETWGWSSSNIYIPDKSYGWQSTDPSDVKTRLTDANTRFNQIVKPIIRLLKAWNSTKGYPFDSYELELAITDMNFSGDNIESGFFYAVNSLPSSWRDPQTKQDKINSLRYNIENVKNCLARYDINSAKSWLHRVLPYA; from the coding sequence ATGTCCGCTTCTATAACCACCTATTTAAAGGATCTGTCTTACTCATACTACCTAAAAAAGAGCTCTGACGAAATAGCTAAGATTAACACGTCGAAAACCAATCTTTTGAATAATTTAAATTCAGCATTGGGATATAGGATCAAAAGGTCATTTGTTTTTGGGTCTTACGATCGAGACACAATCTTACCGAGATCTGTTGACTCCAATTCAGACATTGATGTGATGGTTATTTTTAACCATACGGAATATGAACGTACTCCTGAAACATATAGAAATTGGTTAAAGACATTTGCGGATAACAATTATAAAAGTCGATATGGTTCAGACGTGGTTAAATCTTTTCCTACTGTAACAATTAGGTTAGGAAATATTCACTTTGATCTGGTTCCTGCCAAAGAGGAGACGTGGGGCTGGTCATCATCAAATATCTATATTCCGGATAAATCATATGGTTGGCAATCTACTGATCCGTCTGATGTTAAAACTAGACTTACAGATGCGAATACCCGATTCAATCAAATTGTAAAACCAATAATAAGACTCTTGAAGGCTTGGAACTCAACAAAAGGTTACCCCTTTGATTCATATGAGCTTGAATTAGCAATAACTGACATGAACTTTAGTGGTGACAATATTGAAAGTGGCTTCTTTTATGCCGTTAACTCACTACCAAGTTCATGGCGTGACCCTCAAACCAAACAAGACAAGATTAATAGCCTAAGGTACAACATTGAGAACGTGAAAAACTGTTTAGCTAGATACGATATAAATTCAGCTAAAAGCTGGCTGCACAGGGTACTTCCATATGCTTAG
- a CDS encoding SLATT domain-containing protein, with protein MQNTTEKVRRIKVDALYGKKKHFNAADRNQSIHYRIGVPLIVINVITGSILFYALTDGIAGWIKYFPLVLSFVSALLVGFQTYFNFQKKVEGHRRIGNRYLAIMKKCDRLLGYFADNAVSESELIDRLEKIAHEIEEINKEAESLPTSDKDYKLAKAGIEAGEESYTENELNL; from the coding sequence ATGCAGAACACCACTGAAAAAGTAAGGAGAATAAAGGTTGATGCCCTGTATGGGAAGAAAAAACATTTTAATGCGGCAGACCGCAATCAATCAATTCATTATAGAATTGGTGTACCACTTATAGTAATTAATGTAATAACCGGTTCAATACTATTCTATGCTTTGACAGATGGAATTGCTGGTTGGATAAAGTATTTCCCATTAGTCCTCTCATTTGTTTCTGCCCTATTAGTTGGATTCCAGACATATTTTAATTTCCAAAAGAAAGTTGAAGGTCATAGACGAATTGGCAATAGATATCTCGCTATAATGAAAAAATGTGATCGCCTCTTGGGTTACTTTGCAGATAATGCAGTTTCTGAGAGCGAATTGATCGACAGGTTGGAAAAAATTGCTCATGAAATCGAAGAAATAAATAAGGAAGCAGAGTCTTTACCAACTAGTGACAAGGACTATAAACTTGCAAAAGCAGGAATTGAAGCTGGTGAAGAATCATATACTGAAAATGAATTAAACTTATAA
- a CDS encoding HigA family addiction module antitoxin: protein MEKLPNVHPGEVLLEEFLKPMAISAYRLSKDLHIPQTRVSEILKKNRRVTADTALRLSKYFGTTPKFWLGLQDDYDIEEAIGTKTEEFETIEKVTTA from the coding sequence ATGGAGAAGCTACCGAACGTACATCCTGGAGAGGTTTTATTAGAAGAATTTTTAAAGCCGATGGCGATTTCTGCCTATCGATTATCTAAAGATTTACATATTCCACAAACGCGAGTGAGCGAAATTCTTAAAAAGAATCGAAGAGTAACGGCAGATACAGCTCTACGGTTAAGCAAGTATTTTGGAACAACTCCTAAATTCTGGTTAGGTCTTCAAGACGACTATGACATAGAAGAGGCAATTGGAACTAAAACGGAAGAATTCGAAACAATAGAGAAAGTGACGACAGCCTAA
- a CDS encoding RDD family protein translates to MDKRNIFSDKFEKKSTDELLKVINEGGYEKEAKLAAIWELERRNEATDEQRNHANQLAEEQERKKASKLSGQRYQTFWLRFFAAIIDGFVMWPIGFLLSYITGSNIGVIVIIGNLLNSFAPYIYSIFLHGHYGHTLGKMAMGVKVVDFDNEDEIDLNQAFIRDSVPVALMILLYAYSFIIFYGNEGYELQADFVTLAPMFFIGLLNLLWTILEIFSMLFNDKSRAVHDLIARTVVVRTS, encoded by the coding sequence ATGGACAAACGGAACATCTTCTCCGACAAGTTTGAGAAGAAATCAACTGACGAACTACTCAAAGTCATTAACGAAGGAGGTTATGAAAAGGAAGCCAAACTCGCGGCAATTTGGGAACTAGAACGACGAAACGAAGCAACGGATGAACAAAGAAACCATGCTAACCAACTAGCTGAGGAACAAGAACGCAAAAAGGCCAGTAAATTATCGGGTCAACGATATCAAACCTTTTGGCTTAGATTTTTTGCTGCTATCATTGACGGTTTTGTGATGTGGCCGATTGGATTTCTACTGAGCTATATAACCGGTTCTAACATTGGAGTAATTGTTATCATTGGTAACTTGCTAAACAGCTTTGCACCATATATCTATTCAATATTTCTTCATGGCCATTATGGACACACTCTCGGAAAAATGGCAATGGGTGTGAAAGTGGTGGATTTTGATAACGAGGACGAAATCGACCTCAACCAAGCATTCATAAGAGATAGTGTGCCTGTTGCTCTAATGATATTACTTTATGCTTACTCGTTTATCATATTCTATGGGAATGAAGGTTATGAACTACAAGCCGACTTTGTAACTCTTGCCCCAATGTTTTTCATAGGCTTACTAAATCTTCTATGGACAATTTTGGAGATCTTTTCGATGCTTTTCAACGACAAGTCAAGAGCAGTGCATGACTTAATCGCCAGAACTGTGGTAGTTCGAACGAGTTAA
- a CDS encoding Lrp/AsnC ligand binding domain-containing protein — MSKNYEIDNVDLKILNLLMEDAKIPYTEVAKKVFVSGGTVHVRMKKLEEMGVVKGTTLQMDYSKLGYDVTCFMGIYLQKSSLYDSVVEQLKDIPEIVKVHYTTGNYNIFIKIHCRDTKHLKDVLHDKIQKVDGIERTETFISLEESLNRHLLF, encoded by the coding sequence ATGAGCAAGAATTACGAAATTGACAATGTGGACCTCAAAATCCTCAATCTATTGATGGAGGACGCGAAAATACCCTATACTGAGGTAGCTAAAAAGGTCTTTGTTTCAGGAGGTACCGTGCATGTCCGCATGAAGAAACTGGAAGAGATGGGAGTCGTAAAAGGAACCACTCTTCAGATGGATTACTCAAAGCTTGGATATGACGTCACCTGCTTCATGGGTATCTACCTGCAAAAATCATCTTTATATGATAGCGTAGTAGAGCAACTCAAAGACATCCCTGAAATTGTGAAAGTTCACTACACCACGGGTAATTACAACATCTTTATTAAGATTCACTGCCGGGACACTAAACACCTCAAGGATGTTCTTCACGACAAAATCCAGAAGGTAGATGGTATAGAGCGTACTGAAACGTTCATTTCTCTGGAAGAAAGTCTGAACAGACACCTACTGTTCTAA
- the sufB gene encoding Fe-S cluster assembly protein SufB, with protein MSKDDQILEEFTSREYEHGWHVDFEADEAPLGINEDIVRFISAKKSEPQWLLDWRLKAYKRWTEMEEPRWPNVKYPAIGYQDIKYYSAPKQDKKAKSLDEIDPELLKTFERLGISLNEQKRLTGVAVDAVIDSVSVATTFKETLSERGIIFCSFSEAVQEHPELIKKYLGSVVPAADNYFAALNSAVFSDGSFCYIPQGVRCPMELSTYFRINAANTGQFERTLIVAEEGSYVSYLEGCTAPQRDENQLHAAVVEIYAAKDAEVKYSTVQNWYPGDKNGKGGIYNFVTKRGICAGDNSKISWTQVETGSAVTWKYPSCILKGDNSQGEFYSVAVTNNHQQADTGTKMIHIGKNTKSRIVSKGISAGKSQNSYRGQVHIMKRAEGARNFSQCDSLLMGDKCGAHTFPYIDVENSSAQVEHEATTSKIGEDQIFYCQQRGIDEESAVALIVNGFAKEVMNKLPMEFAVEAQKLLALTLEGSVG; from the coding sequence ATGAGTAAAGACGACCAAATCTTAGAAGAATTTACCTCAAGAGAATATGAGCATGGATGGCATGTGGACTTTGAGGCAGACGAGGCGCCTCTGGGTATCAATGAGGATATTGTAAGATTTATTTCAGCCAAGAAATCGGAGCCCCAGTGGCTACTAGACTGGAGACTGAAGGCCTACAAGCGGTGGACAGAAATGGAAGAACCACGATGGCCCAATGTCAAATACCCCGCTATTGGCTACCAGGACATCAAATACTACTCCGCTCCCAAGCAGGACAAGAAAGCCAAAAGTCTGGACGAGATAGACCCTGAGTTGCTCAAAACTTTTGAGCGATTGGGAATCTCCCTCAATGAGCAAAAAAGGCTCACCGGGGTAGCTGTAGATGCCGTGATCGATTCTGTATCGGTGGCCACCACCTTCAAAGAGACCCTTTCCGAACGTGGCATTATCTTTTGCTCCTTCAGTGAAGCAGTGCAGGAGCACCCTGAGCTCATCAAAAAATATTTGGGATCAGTAGTTCCAGCCGCCGATAATTACTTCGCTGCCCTGAACTCTGCGGTCTTTTCAGACGGATCCTTTTGCTATATCCCACAGGGTGTCAGATGCCCTATGGAACTTTCCACCTACTTCCGCATCAATGCTGCCAATACTGGCCAGTTTGAACGAACACTCATCGTTGCTGAAGAAGGCTCCTATGTATCCTATCTGGAAGGCTGTACGGCCCCTCAGCGTGATGAAAATCAGCTGCATGCCGCGGTAGTGGAGATATACGCTGCCAAAGATGCTGAAGTAAAGTACTCCACGGTACAAAACTGGTATCCGGGAGATAAAAATGGAAAAGGCGGGATTTACAACTTTGTAACCAAACGTGGCATTTGTGCCGGCGACAACTCCAAAATCAGCTGGACACAGGTAGAAACAGGCTCTGCGGTCACCTGGAAGTACCCTTCATGTATTCTAAAGGGCGACAACTCTCAGGGCGAATTCTATTCTGTGGCAGTCACCAATAATCACCAGCAGGCAGATACAGGCACCAAAATGATCCACATTGGTAAAAACACCAAGTCGAGGATCGTGTCCAAAGGTATCTCTGCCGGAAAATCGCAGAATAGCTACCGCGGACAGGTACACATCATGAAGCGCGCTGAAGGTGCACGAAACTTCTCTCAGTGCGATTCGCTACTTATGGGAGACAAGTGTGGTGCACATACCTTCCCATACATAGATGTGGAAAACAGCTCTGCTCAAGTGGAGCATGAGGCTACCACCTCCAAGATCGGTGAAGACCAGATCTTCTACTGCCAGCAGCGTGGCATTGATGAAGAAAGCGCCGTGGCCCTGATCGTCAATGGATTTGCCAAAGAAGTCATGAATAAGCTTCCCATGGAATTTGCCGTGGAAGCTCAAAAATTGTTGGCCCTCACACTTGAGGGAAGTGTCGGATAA
- the sufC gene encoding Fe-S cluster assembly ATPase SufC encodes MLKINNLQASIEGKQILKGINLEVKAGEIHAIMGPNGSGKSTLASVLAGREEYEVDGGTVEYLGKDLLDLAPEERARAGIFLAFQYPVEIPGVSTTNFLKTAVNQVREARGLKAMDAVSFLKEMKEKMKLVDIDQALLSRSLNEGFSGGEKKRNEIFQMAMLEPKLSILDETDSGLDIDALKIVADGVNKLRSADTASIVVTHYQRLLDYIVPDFVHVLYQGRIVKSGDKTLAYELEEKGYDWIKEEVAAV; translated from the coding sequence ATGCTTAAAATTAATAACCTACAGGCCTCCATAGAAGGCAAGCAGATTCTCAAAGGAATCAACCTGGAAGTAAAAGCCGGAGAAATACATGCCATCATGGGTCCAAACGGATCGGGCAAAAGTACCCTCGCTTCAGTGCTGGCAGGAAGAGAAGAATATGAAGTAGATGGTGGCACCGTGGAATATCTGGGCAAAGACCTGCTGGACCTGGCCCCTGAAGAGCGTGCCAGAGCGGGCATCTTTTTGGCCTTTCAGTACCCGGTAGAAATACCCGGTGTATCTACCACCAACTTCCTCAAGACTGCCGTCAATCAGGTGCGTGAAGCGCGTGGGCTCAAGGCCATGGATGCCGTTTCGTTTCTGAAAGAGATGAAGGAAAAAATGAAACTGGTAGATATCGACCAGGCATTATTGAGCAGATCACTGAATGAAGGTTTCTCAGGAGGTGAGAAAAAAAGAAACGAAATTTTCCAAATGGCCATGCTGGAGCCTAAGCTTTCCATTTTGGACGAAACAGACTCCGGTCTGGACATTGACGCACTTAAAATAGTAGCAGATGGAGTAAATAAACTCAGATCTGCCGATACGGCAAGCATCGTAGTAACTCACTACCAGCGTCTTCTGGACTACATCGTGCCTGATTTTGTACACGTACTCTACCAGGGGCGCATCGTGAAATCGGGAGACAAAACCCTGGCCTACGAATTGGAAGAAAAGGGATACGATTGGATCAAAGAAGAAGTAGCTGCAGTATAA
- the sufD gene encoding Fe-S cluster assembly protein SufD has product MSEVLSIEQTISEQFQQWAGQHFADESPLKALKTSALEQFSTLGLPAPKSEAYKYTPISRILGKQFDFAAETTPASFSKADCQSQFYQIADANHLVFVNGLFNEEYSTIVSPSSDLTIRVLDDQALKEHSDIPQLLGKISHIETDAFALLNLAFFNQGIYLKAAKNKDNKDTFIYHFIDGTAKDAIVYPRILVSSETGSRLNIFEKTFIRGEQNTLNVSIFEADVQANAELRYTKIQNYLTGTYAVEGIYATQKKDSRFYTNTFSFKAALIRNNIYINVDAENCEAHMNGLYQLGGKTHVDNNTSVDHLKPNCFSNELYKGILDENSRGVFNGKIYVRPEAQKTNAFQSNNNILLSDTATVNTKPQLEIWADDVKCSHGCTTGQLDEEAIFYLRSRGINKKRAKALMLNAFANETLQEVKNDLVTAEIEDIITNKLG; this is encoded by the coding sequence ATGAGTGAAGTTTTGAGTATAGAGCAGACCATTTCAGAGCAGTTTCAGCAATGGGCCGGACAGCATTTTGCAGACGAGAGCCCACTAAAAGCACTTAAGACAAGTGCTTTGGAGCAGTTTTCTACTTTGGGCCTGCCAGCACCAAAAAGCGAAGCATATAAGTACACCCCTATCAGCAGGATACTGGGCAAGCAATTCGACTTTGCGGCGGAGACTACTCCTGCCAGCTTCTCAAAGGCCGATTGTCAATCTCAATTCTACCAGATAGCGGATGCCAATCACCTGGTCTTTGTCAATGGCCTGTTCAATGAAGAATATTCGACCATCGTGAGTCCGTCGAGCGACCTCACCATTCGGGTATTGGATGATCAGGCACTGAAGGAGCATAGCGATATCCCACAGTTGCTGGGAAAAATATCACACATCGAAACGGATGCATTTGCCTTGCTCAATCTTGCTTTTTTCAACCAGGGGATCTACCTGAAAGCTGCCAAAAACAAGGACAACAAAGACACCTTCATCTACCACTTCATAGATGGTACAGCCAAGGACGCCATTGTCTACCCAAGAATTCTGGTAAGCAGTGAAACCGGTTCGCGACTCAATATCTTTGAAAAGACCTTTATCCGGGGAGAGCAAAACACGCTCAATGTATCCATTTTTGAAGCAGATGTGCAGGCCAATGCGGAACTGAGGTATACCAAAATTCAGAATTACCTTACAGGTACCTATGCGGTAGAGGGCATTTACGCCACTCAAAAGAAAGACTCCAGGTTTTATACCAATACCTTCAGCTTCAAAGCTGCGCTGATTAGAAATAACATCTACATCAACGTGGATGCAGAAAACTGCGAAGCTCACATGAATGGTCTTTATCAGCTCGGAGGGAAAACCCATGTGGACAATAACACTTCCGTGGATCACCTGAAGCCCAATTGTTTCAGCAATGAGCTCTACAAGGGTATATTGGATGAAAACTCCCGTGGCGTCTTCAATGGTAAAATCTACGTAAGGCCGGAGGCTCAAAAGACCAATGCCTTTCAGTCCAATAATAACATCCTCCTGTCTGATACAGCCACGGTGAACACTAAGCCACAGCTGGAAATATGGGCAGACGATGTAAAATGCTCACACGGATGCACCACCGGGCAGCTGGATGAAGAAGCCATCTTTTACCTAAGGTCCAGAGGGATCAACAAGAAGCGGGCAAAAGCGCTGATGCTCAATGCCTTTGCCAATGAGACCCTCCAGGAAGTGAAAAACGACCTGGTTACCGCCGAAATAGAAGACATTATCACCAACAAGCTTGGATAA